From Spea bombifrons isolate aSpeBom1 chromosome 6, aSpeBom1.2.pri, whole genome shotgun sequence, a single genomic window includes:
- the LOC128500108 gene encoding protein ABHD14A-like isoform X2, whose amino-acid sequence MNITVRTATLTGEWPTFYREAMPRNAMEGAERFTVLLLHGQAFTSKTWEALGTLSILAEHGYRAVAIDLPGYGESLHAQPMSSEKGRTDYLLHVMEALSTHHPVLITPSMSGLFSLPVLLQHPDRLRGFVPIAPVGTKSFKPQQYQQIKVPSLIVYGTLDTNLGSQSRESLQLLPNHTLIPLKGAGHACYLDRPEEFHAALLMFLSKL is encoded by the exons ATGAACATCACAGTGCGCACTGCAACCTTGACAGGGGAATGGCCTACCTTCTACAGGGAGGCGATGCCACGTAACGCAATGGAAGGGGCAGAGAG GTTCACCGTGCTCCTGTTACATGGTCAAGCATTTACTTCAAAAACATGGGAGGCTCTGGGAACGTTAAGCATCCTCGCGGAACATGGATACCGCGCTGTGGCTATTGACTTACCAG GTTATGGGGAGTCTCTACATGCGCAGCCAATGTCCTCCGAAAAAGGCCGTACTGATTATCTCCTGCATGTCATGGAGGCTCTGAGCACACACCACCCCGTCCTCATCACTCCCTCCATGAGTGGTCTCTTCTCTCTACCGGTTCTCTTGCAGCACCCAGATCGTTTGCGAGGGTTCGTTCCCATTGCTCCTGTTGGAACGAAGAGCTTCAAACCACAGCAGTACCAGCAGATAAAG GTGCCCTCCCTCATCGTGTACGGGACACTGGACACTAACCTGGGCAGCCAGTCCCGGGAGAGCCTGCAGCTGTTGCCAAATCACACCCTGATCCCCCTAAAAGGGGCCGGACACGCGTGTTACTTGGACAGGCCGGAAGAGTTTCACGCAGCGCTACTGATGTTCCTGAGCAAGTTGTGA
- the LOC128500108 gene encoding protein ABHD14A-like isoform X1, producing the protein MGLGRHKLVLLVLVLSVTVLLYLLLPSGQPEEDGHKAEIPRSDPQNPMNITVRTATLTGEWPTFYREAMPRNAMEGAERFTVLLLHGQAFTSKTWEALGTLSILAEHGYRAVAIDLPGYGESLHAQPMSSEKGRTDYLLHVMEALSTHHPVLITPSMSGLFSLPVLLQHPDRLRGFVPIAPVGTKSFKPQQYQQIKVPSLIVYGTLDTNLGSQSRESLQLLPNHTLIPLKGAGHACYLDRPEEFHAALLMFLSKL; encoded by the exons ATGGGTTTAGGCAGACATAAGCTGGTATTGTTAGTCCTGGTTCTCTCCGTTACAGTCCTTCTCTACCTGCTTCTCCCTTCTGGACAACCTGAAGAAGATGGGCACAAAGCAGAGATCCCCAGATCAGACCCCCAGAACCCCATGAACATCACAGTGCGCACTGCAACCTTGACAGGGGAATGGCCTACCTTCTACAGGGAGGCGATGCCACGTAACGCAATGGAAGGGGCAGAGAG GTTCACCGTGCTCCTGTTACATGGTCAAGCATTTACTTCAAAAACATGGGAGGCTCTGGGAACGTTAAGCATCCTCGCGGAACATGGATACCGCGCTGTGGCTATTGACTTACCAG GTTATGGGGAGTCTCTACATGCGCAGCCAATGTCCTCCGAAAAAGGCCGTACTGATTATCTCCTGCATGTCATGGAGGCTCTGAGCACACACCACCCCGTCCTCATCACTCCCTCCATGAGTGGTCTCTTCTCTCTACCGGTTCTCTTGCAGCACCCAGATCGTTTGCGAGGGTTCGTTCCCATTGCTCCTGTTGGAACGAAGAGCTTCAAACCACAGCAGTACCAGCAGATAAAG GTGCCCTCCCTCATCGTGTACGGGACACTGGACACTAACCTGGGCAGCCAGTCCCGGGAGAGCCTGCAGCTGTTGCCAAATCACACCCTGATCCCCCTAAAAGGGGCCGGACACGCGTGTTACTTGGACAGGCCGGAAGAGTTTCACGCAGCGCTACTGATGTTCCTGAGCAAGTTGTGA
- the LOC128499923 gene encoding putative protein-lysine deacylase ABHD14B, giving the protein MAEVEVKEGSVKVSGQTLFFREAVPLQTSPKQPPVLLLHGIRFSSLDWLKLNTMQKLAAAGHRAVAIDLPGLGQSKDAVAPSPLGEPAPAGFLQEVLQSLNMVPAVIISPSLSGMYSLPLLVNQPQNIAAYVPVAPICTDKFPAQDYARVQVPTLIVYGDKDEQLGEVSLRNLKNLPNHEVLCMKGAGHACYLDDPETWHNGLLQFLSNLK; this is encoded by the exons ATGGCTGAGGTGGAAGTCAAAGAAGGATCGGTGAAGGTTTCTggacaaacattattttttcgAGAGGCGGTTCCACTGCAGACCTCTCCAAAGCAGCCCCCCGTTCTCTTGCTGCATGGAATTAGATTCTCGTCCTTAGACTGGTTGAAGCTAAACACTATGCAGAAACTGGCAGCGGCTGGACACCGTGCAGTAGCCATAGACCTACCAG GTCTGGGACAGTCCAAGGATGCCGTGGCTCCTAGTCCACTGGGAGAGCCAGCCCCAGCAGGATTCTTGCAGGAGGTGCTGCAATCCTTAAACATGGTACCTGCGGTGATCATCAGCCCCTCCCTCAGTGGCATGTACTCCCTTCCTCTCCTTGTGAACCAACCACAGAACATAGCAGCCTATGTGCCTGTTGCACCCATCTGCACAGACAAATTCCCTGCTCAAGACTATGCCCGTGTGCAG GTACCCACTCTGATAGTgtatggggacaaagatgagCAACTGGGAGAAGTGTCCTTACGTAACCTGAAGAACCTACCTAATCACGAAGTGCTGTGTATGAAAGGGGCCGGTCATGCCTGTTACCTGGATGACCCAGAAACCTGGCACAACGGGCTTCTACAATTCCTCAGCAATCTGAAATGA
- the PARP3 gene encoding LOW QUALITY PROTEIN: protein mono-ADP-ribosyltransferase PARP3 (The sequence of the model RefSeq protein was modified relative to this genomic sequence to represent the inferred CDS: deleted 1 base in 1 codon): MAPKRKAAAKTQSAGKNKKAKVKAEVKEEVNEEVIQAPDRFQSTIHALKASSGKKAKAKVDSACSLSHVGDCQVFEDYDCMLNQTNIGSNNNKFYIIQLIAQNGNYHCWTRWGRVGEVGQSKLTSFANLDDAKKDFEKKFKDKTKNLWSQRGDFTPHPGKYTMIEVEPDDDTEAGEAVVRAQEVDIVDGVCKKVKPCSLDKPTQDLMTLIFSSDMFKDAMQTMNLDIKKMPLGKLSKAQIAKGFEALEELQAALDRNESKQKLSELTSKFYTIIPHNFGRKTPPVIDSLDVLQAKKDMLLVLADIELAQTLQADKLKQEQEAEITEVPHPLDVDYQLLKCELSLLDPSVEEYKIIQTYVENTSCSYYRLKILNVWCVNRETEEERISAHREIDNRRLLWHGTNIAVVAAILKTGLRIMPHSGGRVGRGIYFASENSKSAGYVGRTSKNLGIMFLNEVALGKEHYITQNNPSLRAPPKGYDSVVARGLTEPDPSKDRELILNGRKIVVPLGQPIQMSKFQNSCFTQSEYLVYKESQARLRYLLLLQF; the protein is encoded by the exons ATGGCTCCTAAAAGAAAAGCAGCAGCCAAGACCCAAAGTGCAGGAAAAAACAAGAAAGCCAAGGTGAAAGCAGAGGTTAAGGAGGAGGTGAATGAAGAAGTCATCCAGGCCCCAGATCGCTTTCAAAGTACCATTCACGCCTTGAAGGCCTCCTCTGGGAAGAAAGCAAAGGCCAAGGTTGACTCAGCCTGTTCTTTAAGCCATGTTGGTGACTGCCAG GTGTTTGAGGATTATGATTGTATGTTGAACCAGACTAATATCGGAAGCAATAACAACAAATTTTACATAATCCAACTCATCGCTCAGAATGGAAATTACCATTGCTGGACTCGCTGGGGTCGCGTT GGAGAGGTTGGTCAGTCCAAGTTGACTTCATTCGCAAACCTGGATGAtgct aaaaaagattttgagaAGAAGTTTAAGGACAAAACAAAGAATTTGTGGTCACAGCGAGGGGATTTTACGCCCCACCCTGGGAAGTACACAATGATCGAGGTGGAGCCTGATGACGATACTGAGGCAGGGGAAGCTGTTGTCAGAGCACAGGAG GTTGACATAGTGGATGGAGTATGTAAGAAAGTGAAACCCTGCTCCCTGGACAAGCCAACTCAAGACCTGATGACACTGATTTTTAGCTCTGACATGTTCAAGGATGCCATGCAGACTATGAATCTAG ATATAAAGAAGATGCCATTGGGCAAGCTGAGTAAGGCACAGATAGCCAAGGGCTTTGAGGCTCTGGAAGAGCTCCAGGCGGCATTGGATAGAAATGAAAGCAAACAAAAGCTGAGCGAGCTGACCTCCAAATTCTACACCATCATACCACATAACTTCGGAAGGAAGACTCCACCAGTCATTGACAGCCTGGATGTGCTACAGGCCAAGAAGGACATGCTACTG gtCCTTGCAGACATTGAGTTGGCTCAGACTTTGCAGGCAGATAAATTAAAGCAGGAACAGGAAGCAGAGATCACTGAAGTCCCACATCCTTTGGACGTTGACTACCAGCTCCTGAAATGCGAACTCAGTCTCCTGGATCCATCAGTGGAGGAATACAAG ATCATTCAAACCTATGTGGAGAATACGAGCTGCAGTTATTATCGGCTGAAGATTCTGAATGTGTGGTGTGTTAACAGAGAGACTGAG GAAGAGAGAATAAGCGCTCATCGAGAAATTGACAACCGTCGTCTTCTCTGGCACGGCACAAACATAGCGGTGGTAGCTGCAATTCTGAAAACTGGCCTCCGCATAATGCCCCATTCAGGAGGCCGTGTGGGACGGGGTATATACTTCGCCTCGGAGAACAGTAAATCAGCAGGTTATG TTGGACGGACGTCTAAGAACCTGGGGatcatgtttttaaatgaaGTGGCCCTGGGTAAGGAGCATTACATCACCCAAAATAACCCCTCTCTACGTGCCCCCCCTAAGGGCTACGACAGCGTAGTGGCGCGTGGACTTACCGAACCAG ATCCGTCTAAGGATCGTGAACTGATTTTGAACGGGCGGAAGATTGTAGTTCCACTAGGACAACCCATCCAAATGTCCAAATTTCAAAATTCATGTTTCACCCAGAGTGAGTACTTGGTGTATAAGGAGAGTCAGGCGCGTCTCCGTTATCTCCTACTGCTGCAGTTCTGA
- the RRP9 gene encoding U3 small nucleolar RNA-interacting protein 2, whose protein sequence is MSGLFIKKGTEGPGRRRRAEAGDTEAASQKRKKRKGVNLREEIESDSDTESAPVRAKPHEDEEDLEETAQEKKLRLAKEYLQQLQEQEEEQLEDESQDVIASRLQEDVLEQRGKLQRPLAKELIPPEPSEIRLFRGHQGPITCLVITPDDRYVFSGSKDCSIIKWSVCDGKKVHKIPGGRKGCEDKHVGHTRHILCMAVSSDGKYLASGDQNKLIFIWNAETCQNLHKFQGHRDAISGLSFQKGTHQLFSASHDRSVKVWNVSENSYIETLFGHQDTITGLDSLSRERCVTSGGRDGTVRVWKIAEETQLVFSGHEGSIDCIRLINEEHMVSGADDGSLALWSVSKKKPLTRVRCAHGQHGDTGLEQPYWISAVSAALNSDVVASGSNDGFLRLWRCGEGFRGLHPLFTVPLIGSVNSLQFSSTADFLVAGVGQEHRLGRWWRIKEAKNGLYIIPFKRKLPLSDGS, encoded by the exons ATGTCTGGCCTGTTTATTAAGAAAGGAACGGAGGGTCCCGGGAGGAGACGTCGTGCGGAG GCTGGGGATACAGAAGCCGCATcccaaaagagaaagaagaggaaaggagTAAACTTAAGAGAAGAGATAGAGAGTGACTCTGATACTGAGAG TGCACCAGTGCGAGCAAAGCCTcacgaagatgaagaagatCTGGAGGAGACCGCTCAGGAGAAAAAGTTACGGCTAGCCAAAGAATATTTGCAGCAATTGCAGGAACAAG AGGAGGAGCAGCTAGAAGATGAGAGCCAAGATGTCATTGCAAGTAGACTTCAGGAGGATGTG TTGGAGCAACGTGGGAAACTTCAGCGTCCCTTAGCCAAAGAG TTAATACCCCCAGAACCATCAGAGATTCGCCTATTCCGTGGCCACCAAGGACCCATCACCTGCCTTGTGATTACTCCTGATGACAGATACGTGTTTTCTGGCTCTAAAGACTGTTCCATCATCAAAT GGTCTGTGTGTGATGGGAAGAAGGTCCACAAGATCCCAGGTGGTAGAAAGGGTTGTGAAGACAAACATGTTGGACACACTAGACATATTCTGTGCATGGCAGTGTCCTCGGATGGAAAATATTTG GCATCGGGTGACCAGAACAAACTTATCTTTATTTGGAACGCTGAAACATGTCAAAACCTTCATAAATTTCAAGGACACAGAGATGCAATATCT GGGCTTTCTTTTCAGAAAGGAACTCACCAGCTGTTCAGTGCTTCACACGATCGCTCTGTCAAAGTCTGGAATGTATCAGAGAATTCCTACATTGAAACATT GTTTGGCCACCAGGATACAATCACAGGCCTGGACAGCTTGAGCAGGGAGAGATGTGTGACCTCAGGTGGTAGAGATGGGACTGTAAGAGTTTGGAAGATTGCCGAGGAGACCCAACTTGTGTTCAGTGGCCATGA aggATCAATTGACTGCATAAGGCTAATAAATGAGGAACACATGGTTTCCGGAGCTGATGATGG ATCCTTGGCTCTATGGAGTGTATCCAAGAAGAAGCCACTTACAAGGGTGAGGTGTGCTCATGGTCAACATGGAGATACTGGTCTGGAGCAACCATACTGGATTTCTGCAGTGTCTGCTGCTCTCAACAGTGATGTGGTTGCCTCTG GTTCTAATGATGGCTTCTTGCGACTTTGGCGTTGTGGAGAAGGGTTCAGAGGCCTGCATCCTCTATTTACCGTTCCCCTG ATTGGGTCTGTGAACAGCCTGCAGTTTTCCAGCACAGCTGATTTCCTGGTGGCTGGAGTAGGACAGGAACACCG gCTTGGGCGCTGGTGGAGGATAAAGGAAGCCAAGAATGGCCTGTATATAATTCCTTTCAAGAGGAAATTGCCTCTCAGCGATGGATCATGA
- the GRM2 gene encoding metabotropic glutamate receptor 2, producing the protein MATMLWTFLLFPVLTSGTGSGSPPRPEIRVDGDLVIGGLFPVHEKGGPGAECGRMNEHRGLQRLEAMLFALDSINRDPKLLPGLRLGAHILDTCSKDTYALEQALELVRGSLTRGDGPQHLCPDGSYAIHEEAPTAISGVIGGSYSDVSIQVANLLRLFQIPQISYASTSAKLSDKSRYDFFARTVPPDFYQAKAMAEILRFFNWTYVSTVASEGDYGETGIEAFEQEARARNICIATSEKVGRSMNKKTFEGVIRALQQKPSARVVVLFTKIEDARELLAAAQRLNVSFMWVASDGWGALESVVLGSEDVAEGAITMELASYPLWEFSNYFQSLHPDNNTRNPWFREFWENKFQCRLTSPGCAEHSLKNVKFEQESKIMFVVNAVYAMAHAMHNMYQALCPNTSQPCPAMNPINGRRFYRDYILNVKFNAPFPPPDTHSIVRFDKFGDGIGRYNIFNFQNTDGFHYKKVGYWGEELTLNTNLIPWARSAVPVSQCSDPCKKNEVKSMQPGDVCCWICIPCQPYEFLLDEFTCMACELGQWPNEELNGCYDLPQEYIRWRDAWALGPVCLSCLGLLSTLFIFVVFVQHNNTPIVKASGRELCYILLSGVLLCYAMTFIFIAKPSPSVCTLRRLGLGTSFAICYSALLTKTNRIARIFSGAREGVQRPRFISPASQVGICLALISFQLIVVVVWLLMEPPGTRKDTAPDKRYIVTLKCNSGDGSMLVSLSYNVLLVLLCTLYAFKTRKCPENFNEAKFIGFTMYTTCIIWLAFLPIFYVTSSDYRVQTTTLCVSVSLSGSVVLGCLFTPKLHIIIFQPQKNVTSHRTATNRFSATGAGSQGTAVQYVPTVCNGREVVDSTTSSL; encoded by the exons ATGGCTACTATGCTTTGGACCTTTCTTCTATTCCCGGTCTTGACCAGTGGAACTGGAAGTGGATCACCCCCTAGACCAGAGATACGAGTGGATGGAGATCTGGTTATTGGGGGCCTCTTCCCAGTGCACGAGAAAGGGGGTCCTGGAGCTGAGTGCGGGAGGATGAATGAGCACCGTGGCCTGCAGCGCCTGGAAGCCATGCTTTTTGCATTGGATTCAATAAATAGAGACCCCAAACTGCTTCCTGGACTACGGCTGGGGGCACACATACTTGATACATGTTCCAAAGACACATATGCTCTGGAGCAGGCCCTAGAGTTGGTCAGAGGTTCCCTAACACGAGGAGATGGACCCCAACATCTGTGTCCCGATGGATCATATGCTATTCATGAGGAAGCCCCAACGGCCATCAGTGGTGTCATCGGGGGATCCTATAGTGACGTGTCTATCCAG GTTGCCAACCTTTTAAGGCTCTTCCAGATTCCACAAATCAGTTACGCCTCAACAAGTGCCAAATTAAGTGACAAGTCTCGTTATGACTTCTTTGCCCGAACTGTGCCCCCGGACTTTTACCAAGCCAAAGCCATGGCAGAGATCCTGAGATTCTTCAACTGGACATATGTATCTACCGTGGCATCTGAGGGTGACTATGGCGAAACAGGGATTGAAGCCTTTGAGCAGGAGGCACGAGCTCGTAACATCTGCATTGCCACCTCGGAGAAGGTTGGACGGTCCATGAACAAAAAGACCTTCGAGGGTGTCATCCGAGCACTGCAGCAGAAACCTAGTGCTCGAGTGGTTGTTCTGTTCACGAAAATCGAGGATGCTAGGGAACTTTTAGCTGCGGCTCAAAGACTCAATGTTTCCTTTATGTGGGTGGCCAGTGATGGCTGGGGAGCTTTGGAGAGTGTGGTGCTTGGCAGTGAAGATGTGGCTGAAGGTGCCATCACCATGGAACTGGCATCTTACCCATTGTGGGAATTTTCCAATTATTTCCAGTCGTTGCACCCTGACAATAATACACGCAACCCTTGGTTCCGAGAATTCTGGGAGAACAAGTTCCAGTGTCGCCTAACATCGCCAGGATGTGCTGAGCATTCTttgaaaaatgtgaaatttgAACAGGAGTCCAAGATCATGTTTGTGGTGAATGCAGTGTATGCTATGGCTCATGCAATGCACAATATGTACCAGGCCCTCTGCCCCAATACCTCTCAACCATGTCCTGCCATGAATCCAATAAATGGGCGCCGCTTCTACCGTGACTACATCCTCAATGTAAAATTCAACG cTCCATTTCCACCTCCGGACACTCATAGCATAGTGCGATTTGACAAATTTGGTGATGGAATAGGACGTTATAATATCTTCAACTTTCAGAACACCGATGGGTTTCACTACAAGAAAGTGGGCTACTGGGGTGAAGAGCTGACGCTCAACACCAACCTGATCCCGTGGGCGCGTAGTGCAGTACCCGTGTCTCAGTGCAGCGACCCTTGTAAGAAGAACGAGGTAAAGAGCATGCAGCCGGGAGATGTGTGCTGTTGGATCTGCATCCCTTGTCAGCCATACGAGTTTCTGCTAGATGAGTTCACATGCATGGCTTGTGAACTGGGACAATGGCCGAACGAGGAGCTGAACGGCTGTTATGATCTCCCCCAGGAGTATATACGCTGGAGAGATGCTTGGGCACTGGGGCCGGTGTGCCTGTCCTGCCTGGGGCTACTTTCTACCCTCTTTATATTTGTGGTGTTTGTGCAACACAACAACACACCAATTGTAAAAGCTTCGGGACGTGAACTCTGCTACATCTTGTTGAGCGGAGTACTCCTCTGCTATGCCATGACTTTCATTTTCATTGCCAAGCCGTCACCTTCTGTCTGCACGCTTCGCCGCCTTGGCCTTGGCACCTCTTTTGCCATTTGCTACTCAGCCTTGCTTACAAAGACCAATCGTATTGCGCGCATCTTTAGCGGGGCGCGAGAGGGGGTCCAACGGCCTCGTTTTATCAGCCCTGCATCGCAAGTGGGCATCTGCCTGGCACTCATCTCCTTCCAGCTGATTGTGGTGGTAGTCTGGCTGCTTATGGAGCCACCAGGGACCCGAAAGGACACTGCCCCAGACAAGCGATACATAGTGACCTTGAAGTGTAACAGCGGTGATGGCAGCATGCTGGTATCCCTATCGTACAATGTACTGCTTGTCCTGCTCTGCACGCTCTATGCATTTAAGACTCGCAAATGCCCTGAGAATTTTAACGAAGCCAAATTCATTGGCTTCACCATGTATACTACGTGTATCATCTGGCTGGCATTCCTGCCCATCTTCTACGTGACCTCGAGCGATTACCGG GTTCAGACTACCACACTATGCGTCTCTGTCAGTCTCAGCGGCTCCGTGGTCCTTGGTTGCCTGTTCACTCCAAAACTGCACATCATTATATTTCAGCCACAGAAAAACGTCACCAGCCATCGCACTGCCACCAACCGATTCAGCGCCACCGGAGCAGGGTCACAAG GGACAGCTGTGCAGTATGTGCCGACTGTGTGTAACGGGCGTGAAGTCGTGGACTCTACAACCTCATCCCTCTGA